From a region of the Tiliqua scincoides isolate rTilSci1 chromosome 4, rTilSci1.hap2, whole genome shotgun sequence genome:
- the B3GALT2 gene encoding beta-1,3-galactosyltransferase 2, protein MLQWRRRHCCFAKMTWNTKRSLFRTHFIGLLSLMFLFAMFLFFNHHDWLPGRAGFKENPVAYTTRGFRSTRSETNHSSLRTIWKDAVPQTLRPQTITNSNNTELSPQGVTGLENTLSANGSIYNVRGTGHPTSYHFKYIINEPEKCQEKSPFLILLIAAEPGQVEARQAIRQTWGNESLAPGIQIVRIFLLGLSIKLNRYLQRAILEESRQYHDIIQQEYLDTYYNLTIKTLMGMNWVATYCSNVPYVMKTDSDMFVNTEYLIHKLLKPELPPRHKYFTGYLMRGYAPNRNKDSKWYMPPDLYPSERYPVFCSGTGYVFSGDLAEKIFKVSLSIRRLHLEDVYVGICLAKLRIDPMPPPNEFVFNHWRVSYSSCKYSHLITSHQFQPSELIKYWNHLQQNKHNACANAAKEKAGKYRHRKLH, encoded by the coding sequence ATGCTTCAGTGGAGAAGGCGGCATTGCTGCTTTGCCAAGATGACCTGGAATACCAAGCGGTCCCTGTTTCGCACCCACTTCATTGGTCTCCTCTCACTCATGTTCCTTTTCGCTATGTTTCTGTTTTTTAATCACCATGACTGGCTGCCTGGCAGAGCTGGATTCAAAGAAAACCCTGTGGCTTACACAACACGAGGATTTAGATCAACGAGAAGCGAAACAAACCACAGCTCTTTGAGGACCATTTGGAAGGATGCAGTCCCACAGACCCTCAGGCCTCAGACGATTACTAATTCCAACAATACAGAACTGTCACCTCAAGGAGTTACCGGTTTAGAGAACACACTTAGTGCCAATGGAAGTATTTACAACGTGAGAGGTACTGGACATCCAACTTCATATCACTTTAAGTATATCATCAATGAGCCTGAAAAGTGCCAGGAGAAAAGCCCATTTCTAATACTGCTCATAGCTGCAGAGCCAGGCCAAGTGGAAGCGCGACAAGCTATTAGACAAACATGGGGGAATGAGAGCTTGGCGCCTGGGATCCAAATTGTTCGGATTTTTCTGCTGGGTTTAAGCATTAAGCTGAACAGATACCTTCAGCGAGCCATCCTGGAGGAAAGCAGGCAGTACCATGATATTATTCAACAAGAGTACTTAGACACATATTACAATTTAACAATCAAAACACTTATGGGGATGAACTGGGTTGCCACCTACTGCTCAAATGTCCCATACGTTATGAAAACTGACAGTGACATGTTTGTCAATACAGAGTATCTAATACATAAGCTTCTGAAGCCAGAATTGCCGCCCAGGCACAAATACTTTACGGGCTATCTAATGAGGGGGTATGCACCCAATCGGAACAAGGACAGCAAGTGGTACATGCCACCTGATCTATATCCAAGTGAACGCTACCCTGTattctgctctggaacaggctaTGTTTTCTCTGGAGATTTAGCAGAAAAAATTTTTAAGGTCTCACTGAGTATCAGACGTTTGCATTTAGAGGATGTGTATGTGGGCATCTGTCTTGCCAAGTTGCGTATTGACCCAATGCCCCCACCCAATGAGTTTGTCTTCAATCACTGGCGGGTTTCTTATTCCAGCTGTAAATACAGTCACCTAATTACCTCCCATCAGTTCCAGCCTAGTGAACTGATCAAATACTGGAACCATTTACAACAGAATAAGCACAATGCTTGTGCCAATGCAGCAAAAGAGAAAGCGGGCAAGTACCGCCATCGTAAACTACACTAG